One part of the Sneathia vaginalis genome encodes these proteins:
- a CDS encoding type II secretion system protein, translated as MKIQKKRNHGFTLIEVIAVMAIMSLIATIAIPKVTKYIDRANKTRVIAAVSELNNHVLSTEITEKEALNNIAAVLTSYGDLKSLKIGATEQGAFKSGRVTGTLKFDKGVVTAEITTPDELKGTVGPNQIQ; from the coding sequence ATGAAAATACAAAAAAAACGTAATCACGGTTTTACTTTAATTGAAGTAATAGCTGTCATGGCAATCATGTCATTAATTGCAACAATCGCAATACCTAAGGTGACTAAGTACATCGATAGGGCGAATAAGACTAGGGTAATTGCAGCAGTATCAGAGCTTAATAATCATGTTTTAAGTACTGAAATAACTGAAAAGGAAGCATTGAATAATATTGCTGCTGTATTAACAAGTTATGGTGATTTAAAATCATTAAAAATTGGTGCAACAGAACAAGGTGCATTTAAATCTGGTAGAGTTACTGGTACTTTAAAATTCGATAAGGGTGTAGTAACAGCTGAAATAACAACACCTGATGAATTAAAAGGTACAGTTGGACCTAATCAAATTCAATGA
- a CDS encoding prepilin peptidase has protein sequence MIHIVDIIFHITFLYSCYMDIVRRIIPEKSFLILLFLSIIRILLTNKLLNMYLAISIFIFPIFIQMLVETYLEKEIIGLGDIKLFVTVGLFFCSTDIMFVLKFYNILYIFSAIYILILRRIRGYIAFAPMIYLAFCIFNLGVL, from the coding sequence ATGATACACATCGTAGATATCATATTCCATATCACATTTCTATATTCTTGCTATATGGATATAGTAAGAAGGATTATTCCAGAAAAATCATTTTTAATTCTCTTATTTTTATCAATTATTAGAATATTACTTACAAACAAATTACTTAATATGTATTTAGCTATCAGTATTTTTATATTCCCTATATTCATTCAAATGTTAGTTGAAACATATTTAGAAAAAGAAATAATAGGCTTGGGAGATATAAAGCTATTTGTAACAGTTGGTCTATTTTTTTGTAGCACTGATATTATGTTTGTATTAAAATTCTATAATATCTTATACATATTCTCAGCAATATATATATTGATATTAAGAAGAATAAGGGGGTATATTGCATTTGCACCAATGATATATTTAGCATTTTGTATATTTAATTTAGGAGTTTTATGA
- a CDS encoding type II secretion system F family protein has product MSDFAFRKKFSEQLSDLIEGDINLLEAIGILKRSFKGKKREKVMKLQYLLEKGKNLDEAFSCISTDKEFLSFVKTGEKTGDLKKCFKLLKEKYTFISQLKSEVISILIYPIMVILAAIVIFNVLLLLVVPKFIDIYQELGQNLPKITMVVINISNFLIKYRLMIAIFFVFLSGVIYFCILRQKSVLDRLLYKVGIVRLYILLSFTQNMYASFSSGIEFLEALKLSMNTNNIVFRNELNRIYKRIEKGASINYAFNNSSFFDEEYKSYIIIADMTADLSKTFNTLTVILNNRLRYKVKIYLKFLEPISILIIAIFVGLIVLAIMLPLFNLGENLM; this is encoded by the coding sequence ATGAGTGATTTTGCATTTAGAAAAAAATTTTCTGAACAATTAAGTGATTTAATTGAAGGAGATATTAACTTATTAGAAGCAATAGGAATTCTTAAAAGATCATTTAAAGGTAAAAAAAGAGAAAAAGTAATGAAGTTACAGTATCTATTAGAAAAAGGGAAAAATTTAGATGAAGCTTTTAGTTGTATTTCAACAGATAAAGAATTCTTATCGTTTGTTAAAACGGGAGAAAAAACGGGTGATCTGAAGAAGTGCTTTAAGCTTTTAAAAGAAAAATATACTTTCATATCACAATTAAAATCAGAAGTAATTTCTATCCTTATTTATCCCATCATGGTAATATTAGCAGCCATCGTTATTTTCAATGTTCTTTTACTATTAGTAGTTCCAAAATTTATAGACATATACCAAGAATTAGGGCAAAATTTACCTAAAATAACAATGGTGGTAATAAATATATCTAATTTTTTGATAAAGTATAGGTTAATGATAGCAATATTTTTTGTATTCTTATCAGGTGTAATATATTTTTGTATATTAAGACAAAAAAGTGTATTAGATAGACTGCTATACAAAGTGGGTATAGTAAGGCTGTATATACTTTTAAGTTTTACTCAAAATATGTATGCATCGTTTTCATCTGGTATAGAATTCTTAGAAGCATTAAAGTTATCAATGAATACTAATAATATAGTATTTAGAAATGAATTAAATAGGATATATAAAAGAATAGAAAAAGGTGCTAGTATAAATTATGCTTTTAATAACTCAAGCTTTTTTGACGAAGAATACAAAAGCTATATTATAATAGCCGACATGACGGCAGATTTATCTAAAACATTTAATACACTAACTGTAATATTAAATAACAGATTAAGGTATAAAGTTAAAATATATCTAAAGTTTCTAGAGCCTATATCCATACTAATAATAGCTATTTTTGTAGGACTAATTGTTTTAGCGATAATGTTACCGTTATTTAATTTGGGTGAAAATTTAATGTAA
- a CDS encoding KilA-N domain-containing protein, which yields MSKTKKDTIEAKEFAIQIYTKDFKNDYISLTDIARYKSDEPSDVIKNWMRRKDTIEFLGLWESLNNMNFNSVEFDRIKSEAGYNTFTLSPKKWVEKTEAIGIISKGGRYDGTFAHTDIAFEFASWISAEFKMYVIQDYKRLKSDENSKLSLGWNLNREISKINYKIHTDSISEADMLNVALFNKRSKQWREENPNLKGNMRDYASLNELLVLARTQHMSIEKLNNTGIKSLENKS from the coding sequence ATATCTAAGACAAAAAAAGATACAATCGAAGCAAAAGAGTTTGCTATTCAAATTTATACTAAAGACTTTAAAAATGACTATATAAGTCTAACGGATATTGCTAGATATAAAAGTGATGAGCCAAGTGATGTAATAAAAAATTGGATGAGAAGAAAAGATACAATTGAATTTCTTGGTTTATGGGAAAGCTTAAATAATATGAATTTCAATTCGGTCGAATTCGACCGAATTAAATCTGAAGCTGGATATAATACCTTTACATTATCTCCAAAGAAATGGGTAGAGAAAACAGAAGCAATCGGAATTATCTCAAAAGGTGGAAGATATGATGGTACATTTGCACATACAGATATTGCCTTTGAATTTGCTTCATGGATTTCTGCTGAGTTTAAGATGTATGTAATTCAAGATTACAAGAGACTTAAGTCAGATGAAAATTCTAAGCTATCGTTAGGTTGGAATTTGAATAGAGAAATTTCTAAGATTAATTATAAAATTCATACAGATTCAATTAGTGAAGCAGATATGCTAAATGTTGCCTTATTTAACAAGAGATCTAAACAGTGGCGTGAAGAAAATCCTAACTTAAAGGGTAATATGAGAGACTATGCAAGCCTGAATGAATTACTTGTGCTTGCTAGAACCCAGCATATGTCAATTGAAAAGTTGAACAATACAGGGATTAAGAGCTTAGAAAATAAAAGTTAA
- a CDS encoding PBECR4 domain-containing protein — protein sequence MNKIKEIYNWYKEFNNKEIVIQTENKNLEIKINNKALPHLLGIHYIGVKNKIPVRELIHKIKTLHDEDIFKEIFINNPNTISSVKNRINNFEEFMKNLENAILVENTYDSTLKSQHFFIQTKENKILHLGLIDAGYSDIPVEFDVIDKKYLETFIQEKTNKRYKDTQIVEHVKNIYEYVNDELKYFSFDTGKQEKLDEVAKIDKNYDYHEALNKSIEEIKKEKQTIDMWSKWKNRSYDDDWER from the coding sequence ATGAATAAAATAAAAGAAATATATAATTGGTACAAAGAATTTAATAACAAGGAAATTGTAATACAAACAGAAAATAAAAACTTAGAAATAAAAATTAATAATAAAGCTTTGCCACATTTATTAGGCATACATTATATAGGTGTTAAAAATAAAATACCTGTTAGAGAATTAATACATAAAATAAAAACATTACATGATGAAGATATTTTTAAAGAAATATTTATAAATAATCCTAATACTATATCAAGTGTAAAAAATAGAATAAATAATTTTGAAGAATTTATGAAAAATTTAGAAAATGCAATATTGGTAGAAAATACATATGATTCTACCTTAAAATCACAACATTTTTTCATACAAACAAAAGAAAATAAAATATTACATTTAGGTTTAATAGATGCTGGTTATTCAGATATACCTGTTGAATTTGATGTAATTGATAAAAAATATCTTGAAACATTTATACAAGAAAAAACTAATAAAAGATATAAAGATACTCAAATAGTTGAACACGTTAAAAATATTTACGAATATGTAAATGATGAACTAAAATATTTTTCATTTGACACTGGAAAGCAAGAAAAACTAGACGAAGTTGCAAAGATAGATAAAAACTATGATTATCACGAAGCGTTAAATAAGAGTATTGAAGAAATAAAAAAAGAAAAGCAAACAATTGATATGTGGAGCAAATGGAAAAATAGAAGTTATGATGACGATTGGGAAAGATAA
- a CDS encoding PBECR4 domain-containing protein produces the protein MNKIKEIYNWYKQFNNKEIVIQTENKNLGIKITNTALPHLLGLQYIEEKATKLIGTDLIKLIKNIDDDNVFYKKILKNNFKMLESVKNRINNFEEFMKNLENAILVENTYDSTLKSQHFFIQTKENKILHLGLIDAGYSDIPVEFDVIDKKYLETFIQEKTNKRYKDTQIVEHVKNIYEYVNDELKYFSFDIEKQEKLEEVAKIDKNYDYHEALNKSIEEIKKEKQTIDMWSNWKNRSYDDDWER, from the coding sequence ATGAATAAAATAAAAGAAATATATAATTGGTACAAACAATTTAATAATAAAGAAATTGTAATACAAACAGAAAATAAAAACTTAGGAATAAAAATAACTAATACTGCATTGCCACATTTATTAGGCTTACAATATATTGAAGAAAAAGCCACTAAATTGATTGGAACAGATTTAATTAAATTAATTAAAAATATTGATGATGACAATGTATTTTATAAAAAAATATTAAAAAATAATTTCAAAATGTTAGAAAGTGTAAAAAATAGAATAAATAATTTTGAAGAATTTATGAAAAATTTGGAAAATGCAATATTGGTAGAAAATACATATGATTCTACCTTAAAATCACAACATTTTTTCATACAAACAAAAGAAAATAAAATATTACATTTAGGTTTAATAGATGCTGGTTATTCAGATATACCTGTTGAATTTGATGTAATTGATAAAAAATATCTTGAAACATTTATACAAGAAAAAACTAATAAAAGATATAAAGATACTCAAATAGTTGAACACGTTAAAAATATTTACGAATATGTAAATGATGAACTAAAATATTTTTCATTTGACATTGAAAAGCAAGAAAAACTAGAAGAAGTTGCAAAGATAGATAAAAACTATGATTATCACGAAGCGTTAAATAAGAGTATTGAAGAAATAAAAAAAGAAAAGCAAACAATTGATATGTGGAGCAATTGGAAAAATAGAAGTTATGATGACGATTGGGAAAGATAA
- a CDS encoding PBECR4 domain-containing protein → MNKIKEIYNWYKQFNNKEIVIQTENKNLEIKITNTALPHFTKSRYKNYDNLPDNAEYYRDNNRKRVKIK, encoded by the coding sequence ATGAATAAAATAAAAGAAATATATAATTGGTACAAACAATTTAATAATAAAGAAATTGTAATACAAACAGAAAATAAAAACTTAGAAATAAAAATAACTAATACTGCATTGCCACATTTTACAAAATCACGATATAAAAATTATGATAATTTACCTGATAATGCTGAATATTATAGAGATAATAACAGAAAAAGAGTTAAAATCAAATAG
- the pip gene encoding prolyl aminopeptidase — MNLYEKIEPYNKGYLKVSDIHEIYFEECGNKEGLPIVFVHGGPGCGSGEIARQFFNKDKYRIIIFDQRGSGRSKPFVELKENTTFDLVEDMEKLRKHLGIEKWILFGGSWGTTLSLVYAINHSDRVSGMILRGIFLARREDVDWLYCGGAGQYFPYEFEKYISVLSEEERKDIVGSYMKYLGSSDKEVVSKYAKYWNDWESSCIRLYPMELPSEVTDYDIAVARLECHYFYNNSFIPENYILNNVDKIKDIKTLICHGRYDIDCRPSGAYQLAKKMNNCKLIFVDAAGHSSFEPNIAKQLIEFTDGWC, encoded by the coding sequence ATGAATTTATATGAAAAAATAGAACCATATAACAAAGGATATTTAAAAGTTTCAGATATACATGAAATATACTTTGAGGAATGTGGTAATAAGGAAGGATTACCTATAGTATTTGTACACGGTGGTCCAGGATGTGGTAGTGGTGAAATTGCAAGACAATTTTTCAATAAAGATAAATATAGAATAATAATATTTGATCAAAGAGGATCAGGTAGATCTAAGCCTTTTGTTGAATTAAAAGAAAATACAACATTTGACTTAGTTGAAGATATGGAAAAATTAAGAAAACATTTAGGAATAGAAAAATGGATACTTTTTGGTGGAAGTTGGGGAACTACACTAAGTTTAGTTTATGCAATTAATCATAGTGATAGGGTTTCTGGAATGATACTACGAGGTATATTTTTAGCACGTAGAGAAGATGTTGATTGGCTATACTGTGGAGGAGCAGGTCAATACTTCCCTTATGAATTTGAAAAATATATATCAGTATTAAGTGAAGAAGAAAGAAAAGATATAGTAGGAAGTTATATGAAATATTTGGGTTCTAGTGATAAAGAAGTTGTTTCTAAATATGCGAAATATTGGAACGATTGGGAAAGTAGTTGCATCAGACTATATCCTATGGAACTTCCTAGTGAAGTAACAGATTATGATATAGCAGTTGCAAGGCTAGAATGCCACTATTTCTATAACAATTCATTTATTCCTGAAAACTACATACTAAACAATGTAGATAAGATAAAAGATATTAAGACATTAATTTGTCATGGTAGATATGATATTGATTGTAGACCTAGTGGGGCTTATCAATTAGCTAAAAAAATGAATAATTGTAAATTAATATTTGTAGATGCTGCAGGACATTCATCATTTGAACCTAATATTGCAAAACAACTTATTGAATTTACAGATGGGTGGTGTTGA
- a CDS encoding tetratricopeptide repeat protein gives MTIREKIDKIHEMEKEREVLIRESKTVEEVALLKKMLDYTIDVYGQDSNSTIKMLNELGGTSKYIGEYDTGIHALTQARGIIENKFGKESIAYATTTLNLAEVLRFKGDIDKLEVLYKEVLAIYDKYGIKDRYEYASVCNNLGLYYQDTNQMDKAIKLHLISLEILKKLPEYKIALATTYNNMAIAYRGLGEDEKSDECIKTCLSIYEKEVGKGHAMYSAAINNLAVAFYNQGKLEKALELFKKVLFICEASFGRGSVNYEKVKQNVDMVEETIEMRKKK, from the coding sequence ATGACTATTAGAGAAAAAATAGATAAAATACATGAAATGGAAAAAGAAAGAGAAGTTTTAATACGTGAAAGTAAGACAGTAGAAGAAGTTGCATTATTAAAAAAGATGCTAGATTATACAATAGATGTGTATGGGCAAGATTCAAATAGCACAATAAAGATGTTAAATGAATTAGGTGGTACATCTAAGTATATAGGAGAGTATGATACAGGAATACACGCATTAACACAAGCAAGAGGTATAATAGAAAACAAGTTTGGTAAAGAATCTATTGCCTATGCAACTACAACTTTAAACTTAGCTGAAGTATTAAGATTTAAGGGAGATATTGATAAGTTAGAAGTATTGTATAAGGAAGTTTTAGCAATATATGATAAGTATGGTATAAAGGATAGATATGAATATGCAAGTGTTTGTAATAATTTAGGATTATACTATCAAGATACAAATCAAATGGATAAGGCTATTAAATTACATTTAATAAGTCTTGAAATATTAAAAAAATTACCAGAATACAAAATTGCATTAGCAACTACGTATAATAATATGGCAATAGCATATAGAGGTTTAGGTGAAGATGAAAAGTCTGATGAATGTATTAAGACATGCCTTAGCATATACGAAAAAGAGGTAGGTAAGGGACATGCAATGTACTCAGCAGCTATTAATAATCTAGCAGTTGCTTTCTATAACCAAGGTAAATTAGAAAAAGCATTGGAATTATTTAAAAAAGTTTTATTCATATGTGAAGCATCATTTGGAAGAGGCAGTGTAAACTATGAAAAAGTAAAACAAAATGTTGATATGGTTGAAGAAACAATAGAAATGAGAAAGAAGAAATGA
- a CDS encoding DUF4037 domain-containing protein, which produces MKGIDLAENNFFNNILPKLRKYDIKISAGLIGYGSECYGFDDEYSHDHDYSDQPCIWLSSEDYEKYGDELKKLIYNEKYEKTKTVWSNDRRGILNVDDYIYSFLGSTRGPKKDTDYLNIPEYLLSSFTNGKIFIDELGIISSVREKVKFYPRDIRYNRIATRCMNASREGLYNYNRCLKRKEMVACNQALSKFIEETIELYFLIHKKYCPYYKWYHKMLGTIDKKAYDFYTKLVDVNTTNDEKISVIESICSDIIDKLEEEEIIIRVSDYLGYYGPIIQSRIDNDEIRDLGFWSDK; this is translated from the coding sequence ATGAAGGGAATAGATTTAGCAGAAAATAATTTTTTTAATAATATTTTGCCAAAACTTAGAAAATATGATATAAAAATATCTGCAGGCCTTATAGGCTACGGGTCAGAATGTTATGGATTTGATGATGAGTATTCACATGACCATGATTATTCAGATCAACCATGTATATGGTTAAGTAGTGAAGATTATGAAAAATATGGGGATGAATTAAAAAAACTCATATATAATGAAAAGTACGAAAAGACTAAGACGGTTTGGTCTAATGATAGAAGAGGTATATTAAATGTTGATGATTACATATACAGTTTTCTTGGAAGTACAAGAGGTCCTAAAAAAGATACAGATTATTTAAATATACCAGAATATCTATTATCATCTTTTACAAATGGTAAGATATTTATTGATGAATTAGGTATAATATCAAGTGTTAGAGAAAAGGTTAAATTTTATCCTAGAGATATTAGATACAATAGAATAGCTACAAGATGTATGAATGCCTCACGTGAGGGGTTATATAACTATAACCGTTGCCTAAAGAGAAAAGAAATGGTTGCATGTAATCAAGCATTATCTAAATTTATTGAAGAGACAATAGAGTTATACTTCTTAATCCATAAGAAATATTGCCCTTACTATAAGTGGTATCATAAAATGCTTGGAACTATAGATAAGAAGGCATATGATTTCTATACAAAATTAGTAGATGTAAATACGACTAATGATGAAAAGATAAGTGTTATCGAAAGTATATGTAGTGATATAATAGATAAATTAGAAGAAGAAGAAATCATAATACGTGTAAGTGATTATTTAGGATATTATGGACCTATTATTCAATCAAGAATAGATAATGATGAAATTAGAGATTTAGGTTTTTGGAGTGATAAATAA